A single region of the Novosphingobium sp. SL115 genome encodes:
- the gshB gene encoding glutathione synthase, translated as MTLRVAVQMDPLQSINIAGDSSFALMLSAQARGHEIYHYDVGALSLDENDRLIAHATPVTVQRVAGDHYTAGEKRRLDLGRDIDVVLMRQDPPFDMGYITATHLLERIESETLVVNNPRSVRNAPEKVMVLDYRRFMPPTLVTRSVEEVRSFQKKHGAIVIKPIHGNGGKAIFRVSEEGENLGALFEVFNQTWPEPHMVQAFLPEVAKGDKRIVLVDGEVAGAINRKPGEGEFRSNLAVGGYAEKTELTSQEQEICAALGPELKRLGLIFVGIDVIGGQWLTEINVTSPTGIVAIDKFNGTDTAGMIWNAIEGRL; from the coding sequence ATGACCCTTCGCGTCGCGGTCCAGATGGACCCGCTCCAATCGATTAATATCGCAGGAGATTCCAGCTTTGCCCTGATGCTTTCGGCGCAGGCGCGGGGCCATGAAATTTACCATTACGACGTCGGCGCGCTCAGTCTGGATGAAAATGACCGGCTGATCGCCCACGCAACCCCGGTAACGGTGCAGCGCGTGGCGGGCGATCACTACACGGCCGGGGAGAAGCGCAGGCTCGACCTTGGCCGCGATATCGACGTGGTGCTAATGCGGCAGGATCCGCCGTTCGACATGGGCTATATCACCGCCACCCACCTGCTCGAACGGATCGAGAGCGAGACGCTGGTGGTGAACAACCCGCGCAGTGTCCGCAATGCGCCGGAAAAGGTCATGGTGCTCGATTACCGCCGGTTCATGCCGCCGACACTGGTCACCCGGTCGGTCGAGGAAGTGCGCAGCTTCCAGAAAAAGCACGGGGCCATTGTCATCAAGCCGATCCACGGCAACGGTGGCAAGGCCATTTTCCGCGTTTCGGAAGAAGGCGAAAATCTTGGCGCGCTGTTTGAAGTGTTCAATCAGACCTGGCCCGAACCGCACATGGTGCAGGCTTTCCTTCCCGAAGTGGCCAAGGGTGACAAACGCATCGTGCTGGTCGATGGCGAAGTGGCAGGTGCCATCAACCGCAAACCGGGCGAGGGTGAATTTCGTTCAAACCTCGCCGTTGGCGGTTATGCCGAGAAGACCGAACTGACCTCGCAGGAACAGGAAATCTGCGCTGCGTTGGGACCAGAACTCAAGCGGCTTGGTCTGATTTTCGTCGGTATTGATGTGATTGGTGGCCAGTGGCTGACAGAAATCAACGTGACGTCGCCCACCGGCATCGTGGCCATCGACAAGTTCAATGGCACCGATACTGCAGGCATGATCTGGAACGCCATCGAAGGGCGACTGTAA
- a CDS encoding DedA family protein, with product MNDWITHLIEGGGYWGIAFLMVIENVFPPIPSEVIMGLGGVAVARGRMEFWPLMLSGTVGSTLGNYCWYLLGRTLGYERLRPFVTRFGRWLTVEWDDVEAIVRFFRSHGQWVVFAVRFAPFMRTMISLPAGLTRMGHLRFLLFTFAGAAIWNLVLAGAGFYLGRNFSDLEKYTGPVATGTLVIVLIAYVWRVVTWKPRG from the coding sequence ATGAATGACTGGATAACCCACCTGATCGAAGGCGGCGGCTATTGGGGCATCGCCTTTCTGATGGTCATCGAGAACGTCTTTCCGCCGATCCCGTCCGAGGTCATCATGGGCCTTGGTGGCGTTGCCGTCGCGCGTGGGCGGATGGAATTCTGGCCGTTGATGCTGTCAGGCACAGTGGGCTCCACGCTGGGTAATTATTGCTGGTATCTGCTAGGGCGAACGCTGGGATATGAACGGCTGCGCCCGTTCGTCACCCGTTTTGGCCGCTGGCTGACCGTGGAATGGGACGACGTGGAAGCCATCGTCCGCTTTTTTCGCAGCCATGGGCAATGGGTGGTATTTGCTGTCCGCTTTGCCCCGTTCATGCGCACGATGATCTCGCTGCCCGCCGGCTTGACGCGCATGGGACATCTGCGGTTCCTGCTGTTCACTTTTGCAGGGGCAGCCATCTGGAATCTTGTTCTGGCGGGCGCAGGTTTCTATCTCGGCCGAAATTTCAGCGACCTTGAAAAGTACACAGGCCCGGTCGCTACAGGTACACTGGTCATTGTCCTGATCGCTTATGTCTGGCGGGTGGTGACGTGGAAACCGCGCGGCTGA
- the accC gene encoding acetyl-CoA carboxylase biotin carboxylase subunit, with product MAIKRLLIANRGEIALRIHRAAHEMGIETVAVHSTADADAMHVRLADHAVCIGPPAAKDSYLNVAAIISAAEITHADAIHPGYGFLSENAKFAEIVEAHDITWIGPKPEHIRTMGDKVEAKRTAGALGLPLVPGSDGAVSEIEDARKIAEDIGYPVIIKAASGGGGRGMKVCNGPDDLETLMQQAGSEAKAAFGDATVYIEKYLGNPRHIEFQIFGDGNGNAIHLGERDCSLQRRHQKVLEEAPSPVISAQERDRMGGIVAKAMADMGYRGAGTIEFLWENGEFYFIEMNTRLQVEHPVTEAITGVDLVREQIRIADGKPLSVKQDEIEFKGHAIECRINAEDPFTFAPSPGLVKSYHAAGGMHVRVDSGLYAGYKIPPYYDSMIAKLIVYGRTREGCIMRLKRALSEMVIEGPKTSIPLHQRLLNQPDFLSGDYTIKWLEEWMAKDA from the coding sequence ATGGCCATCAAGCGCCTGCTGATCGCCAATCGCGGCGAAATCGCGCTGCGCATACATCGCGCCGCACATGAAATGGGCATCGAAACGGTGGCCGTTCATTCCACCGCCGATGCCGATGCAATGCATGTGCGGCTGGCCGACCATGCCGTGTGCATTGGCCCGCCCGCCGCAAAGGACAGCTACCTCAACGTCGCGGCGATCATTTCGGCAGCGGAAATCACCCACGCCGATGCGATCCATCCGGGCTATGGCTTCCTTTCGGAAAACGCCAAGTTTGCCGAGATCGTCGAAGCGCATGACATTACGTGGATCGGCCCAAAGCCGGAACACATCCGCACCATGGGCGACAAAGTAGAAGCCAAGCGCACCGCTGGCGCGCTGGGTCTGCCGCTGGTGCCAGGTTCGGACGGCGCGGTTTCCGAGATCGAGGATGCCCGGAAGATCGCCGAAGACATCGGCTATCCGGTCATCATCAAGGCCGCGTCGGGCGGCGGTGGACGCGGCATGAAAGTGTGCAACGGCCCCGACGATCTTGAAACACTGATGCAGCAGGCCGGGAGCGAGGCGAAGGCCGCGTTTGGCGATGCGACCGTTTATATCGAGAAGTATCTCGGCAATCCGCGGCACATCGAATTCCAGATCTTTGGCGATGGCAATGGCAATGCCATCCATCTGGGCGAACGCGACTGTTCGTTGCAGCGCCGCCACCAGAAGGTTCTGGAAGAAGCGCCATCGCCGGTCATTTCGGCGCAAGAGCGTGATCGCATGGGCGGCATCGTGGCCAAGGCCATGGCCGACATGGGCTATCGCGGTGCAGGCACGATTGAATTCCTTTGGGAAAACGGTGAGTTCTATTTCATCGAAATGAACACCCGTTTGCAGGTCGAACATCCGGTGACCGAAGCGATCACCGGGGTCGATCTGGTGCGCGAACAGATCCGCATTGCCGATGGCAAGCCGTTGTCGGTCAAGCAGGACGAGATCGAGTTCAAAGGCCACGCGATCGAGTGCCGTATCAACGCGGAAGACCCGTTCACGTTTGCGCCCTCGCCCGGTCTGGTGAAAAGCTATCACGCTGCTGGCGGCATGCATGTGCGTGTCGATTCAGGGCTGTATGCCGGATACAAGATCCCGCCTTACTATGACTCGATGATCGCCAAGCTGATCGTCTATGGTCGCACCCGCGAAGGCTGCATCATGCGGCTGAAGCGCGCGCTTTCCGAAATGGTGATCGAAGGCCCCAAGACATCGATCCCGCTACACCAGCGCCTGCTGAACCAACCGGACTTCCTGAGCGGCGATTATACGATCAAGTGGCTGGAAGAATGGATGGCCAAGGACGCCTGA
- the accB gene encoding acetyl-CoA carboxylase biotin carboxyl carrier protein has translation MGHDRGEKAETMAIDGKLVRELAELLAETGLSEIEVEDGERKIRVARQLTAAPVAQVAVAAPAPVAAPAAAAPVAAPVDNHADAVKSPMVGTVYLAAEPGAPNFASVGQTVKAGDTLLIIEAMKVMNPIIAPAAGVVKAILVENAQPVEFDQPLVVIA, from the coding sequence ATGGGGCACGACCGCGGCGAGAAGGCCGAAACCATGGCAATCGACGGCAAGCTGGTGCGCGAACTGGCTGAGCTGCTTGCTGAAACCGGCCTCTCCGAAATCGAAGTAGAAGACGGCGAACGCAAAATCCGCGTTGCCCGCCAATTGACTGCAGCGCCTGTTGCACAAGTGGCCGTTGCCGCACCGGCACCAGTTGCAGCGCCTGCTGCTGCTGCACCTGTGGCCGCGCCGGTTGATAATCACGCTGATGCTGTGAAATCACCCATGGTCGGCACGGTCTATCTGGCGGCTGAACCGGGCGCGCCGAACTTTGCGTCGGTCGGGCAGACGGTGAAGGCCGGTGACACCCTGCTGATTATCGAAGCGATGAAGGTGATGAACCCGATCATCGCGCCAGCCGCTGGCGTGGTGAAAGCTATTCTCGTCGAGAACGCGCAGCCGGTCGAATTCGACCAGCCGCTGGTCGTGATCGCGTAA
- the aroQ gene encoding type II 3-dehydroquinate dehydratase: MTDTAQPHSDLQDTTVFVLNGPNLNLLGLREPTIYGSQTLDDIAGMLEDRGQELGLEIDMRQSNHEGHLVDWLHEAQAVGAKAVLLNAGAYTHTSVALHDAIKAIKVPVIEVHLSNPHTREAFRHHSYVGMAAKGTVAGFGANSYIVALDAVSRL, encoded by the coding sequence ATGACAGACACCGCGCAACCGCATTCTGACCTGCAGGATACCACAGTGTTCGTGCTGAACGGACCGAACCTTAACCTGCTGGGACTGCGCGAACCGACGATTTATGGATCCCAGACGCTGGACGATATCGCCGGTATGCTGGAAGACCGGGGCCAGGAACTGGGCCTTGAGATCGACATGCGCCAGTCGAATCATGAAGGCCATCTGGTGGACTGGCTGCACGAAGCACAGGCGGTGGGGGCCAAGGCCGTGTTGTTGAACGCAGGGGCCTATACCCACACATCGGTTGCGCTGCATGATGCGATCAAAGCCATCAAGGTGCCGGTGATCGAGGTTCACCTGTCAAATCCGCACACGCGCGAGGCTTTTCGGCATCATTCCTATGTCGGCATGGCAGCCAAAGGCACGGTAGCCGGGTTTGGCGCAAACAGCTATATCGTCGCACTGGATGCCGTTTCGCGGCTCTGA
- a CDS encoding holin family protein, with product MSFLEALISPVSAIIDKVIPDKEARDRAKLELLRLEGTQELEQLRTRMSAIVTEASSTDPWTSRARPGFLYVMYVMILWALPMGVIAAFRPAAAQDIAAGINAYLGGLPEPLYALFGTGYLGYTVARQWGKAKGSDR from the coding sequence ATGTCATTTCTTGAAGCGCTGATTTCGCCCGTTTCCGCCATCATCGACAAGGTGATCCCCGACAAGGAAGCCCGTGACCGGGCCAAGCTGGAACTACTGCGGCTGGAAGGCACGCAGGAACTGGAACAGTTGCGCACGCGCATGTCGGCCATTGTCACCGAAGCTTCGTCTACTGACCCCTGGACCAGCCGCGCACGGCCCGGCTTTCTTTATGTGATGTACGTGATGATCCTGTGGGCCTTGCCGATGGGTGTGATCGCCGCGTTCCGTCCGGCAGCCGCGCAAGATATCGCGGCGGGCATCAATGCTTATCTGGGAGGGTTGCCCGAACCGCTCTATGCGCTGTTTGGCACGGGATATCTTGGTTATACCGTAGCCCGGCAGTGGGGCAAGGCCAAGGGCAGCGACAGGTAG
- a CDS encoding superoxide dismutase → MRKTFALAIALSMGTGATAALAQAPAPAAAPVPAAFTLPALPYAFDALEPAIDAQTMTIHHGKHHQAYVDTLNKAVAADPSLKGQSLEQLIAKAGTLPPVVRNNAGGHWNHSFFWQSMAAPANTGAPSAELAAAITASFGSMDAFKAAFKAAGTGRFGSGWVWLIINAEGKLAITSTPNQDNPLMDVAETKGMPILGNDMWEHAYYLKYQNRRADYLDGWWQVVNWQTVSKRFAAATAKHK, encoded by the coding sequence ATGCGAAAAACTTTTGCCCTTGCCATCGCCCTGTCGATGGGCACCGGCGCAACCGCTGCCTTGGCGCAAGCCCCTGCACCTGCAGCCGCTCCGGTGCCTGCTGCATTCACCCTGCCTGCACTGCCTTATGCGTTCGATGCACTGGAACCGGCCATTGATGCGCAGACCATGACGATCCATCATGGCAAGCACCATCAGGCTTATGTCGATACGCTGAACAAGGCCGTTGCAGCAGACCCGTCGTTGAAAGGCCAGTCGCTGGAACAGCTTATCGCCAAGGCCGGAACGCTGCCGCCAGTGGTGCGCAACAACGCAGGTGGGCACTGGAACCACAGCTTCTTTTGGCAGAGCATGGCCGCACCCGCGAATACTGGTGCGCCATCGGCGGAACTGGCGGCTGCGATAACCGCATCGTTCGGATCGATGGATGCGTTCAAGGCCGCATTCAAGGCAGCGGGCACCGGGCGGTTCGGATCAGGCTGGGTCTGGCTCATCATCAATGCCGAGGGCAAGCTGGCAATCACATCGACGCCCAATCAAGACAATCCGCTGATGGATGTGGCCGAAACCAAGGGCATGCCGATCCTTGGCAACGACATGTGGGAACACGCCTATTACCTGAAGTACCAGAACCGCCGTGCGGACTATCTGGATGGCTGGTGGCAGGTGGTAAACTGGCAGACCGTTTCGAAGCGCTTTGCCGCGGCGACCGCCAAGCACAAGTAA
- a CDS encoding TonB-dependent receptor, whose protein sequence is MKFVSTLALAAALITVPGIAFADEADAPSANDILVIGQRDPLQLDAETTTGSRLGLSARETPATVQTITQADIQFRGLRTAREAFADIPGAISGNVPGNPAAVMMRGFSGNVVSILQDGVRVSTSTVVQRDTNTWHFDRIEVIKGPASVLFGEGALGGVINKVTRKPTFDGTHMETLFSYGSFNTITAAGGVNLQLSDTVAIRADASNMRSDSLYDVDDNHTRSSGLTASVLFKPLDSLSILIAVDHFDDRYDGTYQGVPLVSSTVAKDASDILQSANGLVIDKALRRANYNPRGSYSSADETTLRSRIDLALGGGWTWGTDLTWYTAKRDFVLSDTQTFAAPSTGFANGSFLRTVQRFYHDHEFWNVRSALSNDTTIGGLRNRLTIGAEYNQTDFASLRQSAPNSAVARVDPYTPAVGTIPTANRAYTSGNVNFDSTLRTISVFAEDALNLTPKWLLVGSVRYDDIDLERAVTNFNVTPNTVQRANPRYKPFSWRAGSTYDLTGGLTLYAQYTTATVPVSSMLLQSITNTGFRLTKGRSVEGGFKLSALDQHVTLTGAAYHIRQDNILTRDPANPALTVQGGTQSSLGVEFSLGATITPQLSAGGSFGYVDAKYDELIEAGGAVRTGNRPINTPTTTANAYVAYAVPGTPLTFSGFARHVSGFYTDTANTIHVNGRTTFDAAVAWALAETATITLRGRNLTDAFYGEYSGYPTTNIYIGAPRSVELSLSTRF, encoded by the coding sequence ATGAAATTCGTGTCCACGCTTGCGCTTGCTGCAGCTCTCATCACCGTGCCCGGCATCGCCTTTGCCGACGAAGCCGATGCACCTTCCGCAAACGATATTCTTGTCATCGGTCAGCGTGACCCGCTGCAGCTTGATGCTGAAACCACCACGGGCAGCCGGCTTGGCCTGAGTGCGCGTGAAACGCCGGCCACGGTCCAGACCATCACCCAGGCCGACATCCAGTTTCGCGGCCTGCGCACCGCGCGCGAAGCTTTCGCCGATATTCCCGGTGCAATTTCGGGTAATGTGCCGGGCAATCCCGCTGCGGTGATGATGCGCGGTTTTTCCGGCAATGTCGTTTCCATCCTTCAGGATGGCGTGCGCGTGTCCACTTCAACCGTGGTTCAGCGCGATACCAACACCTGGCACTTTGACCGGATCGAGGTCATCAAAGGCCCGGCCTCGGTCTTGTTTGGCGAAGGTGCGCTGGGTGGTGTCATCAACAAGGTCACACGCAAGCCTACGTTCGATGGCACCCACATGGAAACGCTGTTCAGCTATGGCAGCTTCAACACCATCACCGCAGCTGGCGGGGTCAACCTGCAACTGTCAGATACCGTGGCAATCCGCGCCGATGCCAGCAATATGCGTTCCGACAGCCTCTATGACGTGGATGACAACCACACCCGGTCCAGCGGGCTGACCGCCAGTGTGCTGTTCAAACCTTTGGACTCGCTGTCGATCCTGATCGCTGTCGATCATTTCGACGATCGCTATGATGGCACTTATCAGGGGGTGCCGCTGGTTTCATCTACCGTTGCCAAGGATGCCAGCGACATTCTGCAAAGTGCCAACGGACTGGTCATCGACAAGGCCCTTCGTCGCGCCAACTATAACCCAAGGGGCAGCTATTCCAGCGCGGATGAAACCACCCTGCGTTCGCGTATCGATCTTGCGCTGGGCGGCGGCTGGACATGGGGCACCGACCTTACGTGGTACACGGCAAAGCGCGACTTCGTGCTCAGCGATACACAAACCTTTGCCGCGCCCTCTACCGGGTTTGCCAATGGCAGCTTCCTGCGCACGGTGCAGCGGTTTTATCACGACCATGAATTCTGGAATGTGCGTTCTGCACTGTCGAATGACACCACTATTGGCGGCCTCCGCAATCGGCTGACCATCGGCGCGGAATACAACCAAACGGACTTTGCCAGCCTGCGTCAGTCGGCACCGAACAGTGCGGTTGCGCGGGTCGATCCCTACACCCCTGCCGTGGGAACCATCCCCACCGCAAACAGGGCCTATACTTCGGGCAACGTCAACTTTGATTCCACGCTCCGCACCATCTCGGTCTTTGCCGAAGACGCGTTGAACCTCACGCCAAAGTGGTTGCTGGTCGGCAGTGTGCGGTATGATGACATCGATCTTGAACGCGCAGTTACCAACTTCAACGTCACCCCCAACACCGTGCAACGCGCTAATCCGCGCTACAAACCGTTCTCGTGGCGGGCTGGTTCCACCTATGATCTGACCGGCGGCCTCACGCTTTACGCACAATACACCACTGCCACGGTGCCAGTGTCCTCGATGTTGTTGCAGTCGATCACCAACACCGGCTTTCGTCTGACCAAGGGCCGTTCAGTCGAAGGCGGGTTCAAGCTTTCGGCGCTTGATCAGCATGTCACGCTGACTGGCGCGGCCTACCATATCCGGCAGGACAACATCCTCACCCGCGATCCGGCCAACCCGGCGCTTACCGTTCAGGGTGGAACGCAGTCTTCGCTCGGTGTGGAATTCAGCCTTGGGGCCACGATCACCCCGCAGCTTTCGGCGGGTGGCAGCTTTGGCTATGTTGATGCCAAGTATGATGAATTGATCGAGGCCGGCGGTGCCGTGCGCACTGGCAATCGCCCGATCAATACGCCCACGACTACGGCCAATGCCTATGTCGCCTATGCCGTGCCGGGCACACCTTTGACGTTCAGCGGCTTTGCTCGCCACGTTTCAGGTTTTTATACAGACACCGCCAACACTATCCACGTCAATGGCCGCACTACGTTCGATGCCGCTGTCGCGTGGGCCTTGGCGGAAACGGCGACCATCACTCTGCGCGGCCGTAACCTGACCGATGCCTTCTATGGCGAATATTCGGGTTATCCCACCACCAACATCTACATCGGCGCACCGCGTAGCGTCGAACTCTCCCTCTCGACGCGGTTCTAA
- a CDS encoding PepSY-associated TM helix domain-containing protein, which translates to MQRARSIVRKVHLWLGLGLGALFALLGLTGSALVFYQEIDAALNPSVIAESPPPTPGWKSPVWGRALATVRSQWPQRNGAWRFERTGKPGVLAARYQPPKADHHGQRIMVWLTPDGTHVLREAEWGTYAMTWIYDLHMQFQMGDVGRDVVGWTGLGMVMLLLSGFWAWWPRGSWVKALRYKRNAAPSRRLHDLHKLAGLVSMPVLFMLTLTGVMLSLPKQSDATLVSLFGPLDQTPKPRSIPQPRLPITIDHALNIAHRAMPKGRLAWVEAPGDAQGVYMVRIQQPGDPSFRFPHSYVFIDQFSGQIVGLKDRTRFGAASTINNWLHPLHDGSIGGLPLRLFLVLFGLAPTILFVTGVLRWRTRTKEAGQTALPY; encoded by the coding sequence ATGCAGCGCGCCAGATCCATCGTCCGCAAAGTTCATCTGTGGCTGGGCCTTGGCCTTGGCGCGCTGTTCGCACTTCTGGGCCTCACCGGGTCGGCACTGGTCTTCTATCAGGAGATCGACGCCGCGCTTAACCCCAGTGTCATTGCTGAAAGCCCGCCACCGACTCCCGGCTGGAAATCGCCGGTATGGGGCAGGGCGCTTGCCACTGTCCGCAGCCAATGGCCGCAACGCAACGGCGCGTGGCGTTTTGAAAGAACTGGCAAACCCGGCGTGCTTGCCGCCCGTTACCAACCGCCCAAGGCTGACCACCACGGCCAGCGCATCATGGTCTGGCTAACCCCCGATGGCACGCACGTCCTGCGTGAAGCCGAATGGGGCACTTATGCCATGACGTGGATATACGATTTGCATATGCAGTTTCAGATGGGAGACGTGGGCCGCGATGTCGTCGGCTGGACTGGCCTTGGTATGGTCATGCTGCTTCTGTCGGGGTTTTGGGCATGGTGGCCACGCGGAAGCTGGGTCAAGGCGCTGCGCTATAAACGCAATGCCGCACCGTCGCGACGTCTGCATGATCTGCACAAACTTGCCGGGCTTGTAAGCATGCCGGTGCTATTCATGCTCACGCTCACTGGCGTCATGCTGTCGCTACCCAAACAAAGCGACGCCACGCTTGTCAGCCTGTTCGGTCCGCTGGACCAGACACCTAAGCCCCGATCCATCCCGCAACCGCGCCTGCCCATCACCATCGATCACGCTTTGAACATCGCCCACCGCGCCATGCCCAAGGGCCGGCTGGCATGGGTGGAGGCACCGGGCGATGCACAGGGCGTCTACATGGTTCGCATCCAGCAACCGGGCGATCCTTCGTTCCGCTTCCCGCACAGCTATGTCTTCATCGATCAGTTCAGCGGCCAGATCGTCGGCCTGAAAGACCGCACCCGCTTCGGCGCGGCGTCCACCATCAACAACTGGCTGCACCCGCTGCATGACGGTTCGATCGGCGGCTTGCCGCTGCGCCTGTTCCTCGTGCTGTTCGGCCTCGCTCCGACAATCCTGTTCGTCACCGGCGTCCTGCGCTGGCGCACACGCACGAAAGAGGCAGGACAAACTGCCCTGCCGTACTGA
- the yajC gene encoding preprotein translocase subunit YajC: MMLTTLSAAAANAGQPPAWMSFLPLVAMGFIFWFLILRPQMRQQKEHRAKIAGLKKNDMVVTAGGLVGKVLKIDDHYVELELGPNVKVKAVRSTIGDVVPPVGATPAND, translated from the coding sequence ATGATGCTGACGACACTCTCTGCCGCCGCCGCCAATGCCGGGCAGCCGCCCGCATGGATGAGCTTCCTGCCGCTTGTCGCCATGGGCTTCATCTTCTGGTTCCTGATCCTGCGCCCGCAAATGCGGCAACAGAAGGAGCACCGTGCCAAGATCGCCGGGCTGAAGAAGAACGACATGGTCGTTACGGCTGGCGGCCTTGTCGGCAAGGTGCTGAAGATCGACGATCACTACGTCGAACTGGAACTTGGTCCCAATGTTAAGGTGAAGGCCGTGCGTTCCACCATTGGCGACGTCGTGCCGCCGGTTGGCGCAACGCCCGCCAACGACTGA
- the secD gene encoding protein translocase subunit SecD: MLEFPRWKVIWLWLITLVCVAAAVPSLTSTMGLSWPSALPAPKINLGLDLAGGSHILLEADPSQVRKQRIEGMEESVRNKLKQDGKGIRISDISNRDGALTFIVADTTQVDAAREAILPLTNGAGLTGQRDWEINVVDGNRFVLKPTDAGIDQAVTQAMDTAVEVVRKRIDALGTKEPTIIRSGPTRIVVQVPGLQDPQALKNLLGQTAKLEFKLVDTSALPSDVAQGIAPPGSEIVPFSSPAAGGGVPSIAVKRLGGIRGDQLTNAQQTNNQQTNEPVVNITFNTEGGTKFAKLTTQNVGKQFAIILDGKVLSAPTINEPILGGSAAISGSFTTDSANQLAISLRSGALPVDLKVVEERTVGPDLGADSIRKGMIAMGVGTLALIVFILATYGRFGVYANLAVVINVLMILGIMGIIGTTLTLPGIAGFVLTIGAAVDANVLINERIREERHRGRKVVAAVEMGYKEASRAIFDANITNVIAAVLMFAFGSGPVKGFAVVLMIGIATSVFTAVTLTRLWVAQWLRRARPADLNL; this comes from the coding sequence ATGCTCGAATTTCCGCGCTGGAAGGTGATCTGGCTCTGGCTGATAACGCTGGTCTGCGTTGCCGCCGCCGTTCCCTCGCTCACCTCCACCATGGGCCTGTCGTGGCCATCTGCACTGCCCGCGCCCAAGATCAACCTGGGGCTTGATCTTGCGGGCGGCAGCCACATCCTGCTCGAAGCCGATCCGTCGCAGGTGCGCAAACAGCGCATCGAAGGCATGGAAGAATCGGTTCGCAACAAGCTGAAGCAAGATGGAAAAGGCATCCGCATCAGCGACATTTCCAACCGTGATGGCGCGCTCACCTTCATCGTGGCCGATACCACACAGGTTGATGCCGCACGCGAAGCCATTCTGCCGCTCACCAATGGTGCAGGCCTTACCGGCCAGCGCGATTGGGAGATCAACGTGGTCGATGGCAATCGCTTCGTGCTTAAGCCGACTGATGCCGGTATCGATCAGGCCGTGACCCAGGCGATGGATACTGCGGTCGAAGTGGTGCGCAAGCGTATTGACGCGCTGGGTACCAAAGAGCCGACGATCATCCGTTCCGGTCCCACCCGCATCGTGGTGCAGGTGCCTGGCCTGCAAGATCCGCAGGCTCTAAAAAACCTGCTGGGCCAGACCGCAAAGCTGGAATTCAAGCTGGTCGATACTTCGGCCCTGCCATCTGATGTGGCGCAGGGCATCGCTCCTCCGGGCAGCGAAATCGTACCGTTCTCCAGCCCGGCTGCGGGCGGCGGTGTGCCTTCGATTGCGGTCAAACGTCTTGGCGGCATTCGCGGCGATCAGCTGACCAACGCGCAGCAGACCAACAATCAGCAGACCAACGAACCGGTCGTCAACATCACCTTCAACACAGAAGGCGGGACCAAGTTTGCCAAGCTGACCACGCAGAATGTGGGCAAGCAGTTTGCGATCATCCTTGATGGCAAGGTGCTATCCGCGCCCACCATCAACGAACCGATCCTTGGCGGCAGCGCGGCCATTTCCGGCAGCTTCACCACCGACAGCGCCAACCAGCTTGCCATCTCGCTGCGTTCGGGTGCCCTTCCGGTAGATCTCAAGGTCGTTGAAGAACGCACCGTCGGGCCTGATCTCGGCGCAGATTCGATCCGCAAGGGCATGATCGCCATGGGCGTCGGTACGCTGGCGCTGATCGTGTTCATTCTGGCAACTTATGGCCGCTTCGGCGTCTATGCGAACCTTGCCGTGGTCATCAACGTGCTGATGATCCTTGGCATCATGGGCATTATCGGCACCACACTGACGCTACCGGGCATTGCCGGCTTCGTGTTGACCATCGGTGCAGCGGTCGATGCCAACGTGCTCATCAACGAACGTATCCGTGAAGAACGTCATCGCGGTCGCAAGGTCGTGGCGGCGGTCGAAATGGGCTACAAGGAAGCCAGCCGCGCCATTTTCGATGCCAATATCACCAACGTCATTGCCGCTGTGCTGATGTTCGCGTTCGGCTCCGGCCCGGTAAAGGGCTTCGCGGTCGTTCTGATGATCGGTATCGCCACCTCGGTCTTTACCGCCGTCACGCTGACCCGCCTGTGGGTTGCCCAGTGGCTGCGCCGTGCGCGCCCTGCCGACCTGAACCTGTAA